A section of the Luteolibacter rhizosphaerae genome encodes:
- the kdpC gene encoding K(+)-transporting ATPase subunit C, whose protein sequence is MNAFVSEIRSAVGATVVLGVICCGAYPVVVTAIAKTAFAEKADGSLIRDGSGKVVGSALLGQNFSGEKYFHPRPSAAGVNGYDAASSSGSNLGPTSQKLADLLRERVAAYRVANGLAADQDVPADAVTASGSGLDPHISPANAGLQAGRVAKARNLPVEKVRELIEAHTGKPDLGILGDAGVNVLQLNLALDAISP, encoded by the coding sequence ATGAATGCATTTGTTTCTGAGATTCGCAGTGCGGTCGGAGCGACCGTGGTGCTGGGTGTGATCTGTTGCGGTGCCTATCCCGTGGTGGTGACGGCGATTGCGAAGACGGCGTTCGCCGAGAAGGCGGATGGCAGCTTGATCCGGGATGGCTCGGGCAAGGTGGTGGGCTCCGCGTTGCTGGGGCAGAACTTCTCGGGTGAGAAGTATTTCCATCCGCGGCCTTCGGCGGCGGGGGTGAATGGTTACGATGCCGCGAGCTCGAGCGGCAGCAATCTGGGGCCAACCTCGCAGAAGTTGGCGGACTTGCTGAGAGAGCGGGTGGCGGCTTACCGGGTGGCGAACGGTCTCGCGGCGGACCAAGATGTGCCGGCGGATGCGGTCACGGCATCGGGGAGCGGCTTGGATCCTCACATCAGTCCGGCGAATGCGGGGCTGCAGGCCGGGAGGGTGGCAAAAGCTCGGAATCTTCCGGTGGAAAAAGTGCGGGAGCTGATCGAAGCTCACACCGGGAAGCCCGATCTCGGAATCCTGGGAGATGCCGGGGTGAATGTCCTGCAACTGAACCTCGCGCTCGACGCGATCTCGCCATGA
- a CDS encoding sensor histidine kinase produces the protein MSDDYRPDPDLLLAQMQREERGRRAGRLFIFLGMCPGVGKTYAMLQAARQRRNEGIRVLAGVVETHGRAETKALLEGIEVLPRRKIEHGGHLLEEFDLDAALARRPELLLVDELAHTNAAGSRHNKRYQDVLELLDSGIDIYTTLNVQHIESQVDIVRQITGVAVQETVPDSVLDRAHEIQLIDLSVEKLLQRLAEGKIYQSERAHAAFDGFFREGNLTALREMALRFTAERVDRDVEDFRRARRDPSPWKTNARLLVGVAPTPYSESLVRWTRRAATRIGCPWIGVWVEGVRKLGPGEEELLARGLALVRKLGGEVVHVTGEDVAKALLEVARDRNVSQIVVGKSDGKKPWKRTLTDRVIAGSGDIDVCVVRPFAGKAARKVDEVPEPIKSAWGDYTGAVVLTGVATGLGLAAQPFTGYTVPAFIYLLAIVLGSMRWARGATLMMAAISALAWNILFIPPKFTVNVDQPEDMAMLVMFFVVALAMGQLTTRLRMREVAERQRQRHTDALLRVTQQAALSPETGKGLESALRVIESILGGQVALLLRQDDHSLGRVPHAASAFQPEESEFAVGAWSFTNHRPAGRFTDTLPSAQATWFPLQTATSTMGVIGLKRDKETLVFTERQAMEAFALQLALVLEKEHFIEAVQHAEKLEEGEKLRRALFDSVSHELKTPIAVIRAAVETGESDPRLAEIDVASRRLQRIVEGLLQMTRLEASVIEPRPEWCDVNDIVSGALEVTREPLKHREVSLDIPADLPLVKTDHGLLEQSLANLLHNAAVHTPEGSAVELSVARRARGIEFVVRDHGKGLAEGEERKIFGKFYRAPGAPAGGTGLGLSIVKGFLRALGGEVLVRNHPAGGAEFTILLPAETMDANTLTPATT, from the coding sequence ATGAGCGACGACTACCGCCCGGACCCCGACCTTCTGCTCGCGCAGATGCAGCGCGAGGAGCGGGGGCGTCGCGCGGGGCGACTCTTCATCTTCCTGGGCATGTGTCCGGGGGTGGGGAAGACCTATGCGATGCTACAGGCGGCGCGGCAGCGGCGGAACGAGGGGATCCGCGTGTTGGCGGGAGTGGTGGAGACTCATGGCCGGGCGGAGACAAAGGCGCTGCTGGAAGGGATCGAGGTTCTGCCACGTAGGAAGATCGAGCACGGCGGGCATCTGCTGGAGGAGTTCGATCTGGATGCCGCTTTGGCGCGGAGGCCGGAGCTGCTGCTGGTGGATGAGCTGGCACACACGAATGCGGCGGGCAGCCGCCATAACAAGCGTTATCAGGACGTGCTGGAGCTGCTGGACAGCGGCATCGACATCTACACCACGCTCAACGTCCAGCACATCGAGAGTCAGGTGGACATCGTGCGCCAGATCACGGGGGTGGCGGTGCAGGAGACGGTGCCCGACTCGGTGCTCGATCGCGCACATGAGATCCAATTGATCGACCTGAGCGTGGAGAAGCTTCTGCAGCGCTTGGCCGAGGGGAAAATCTATCAGAGTGAAAGGGCGCACGCGGCTTTCGACGGGTTCTTCCGTGAAGGGAATCTGACGGCATTGCGCGAGATGGCGTTGCGCTTCACGGCGGAGCGGGTGGACCGGGATGTGGAGGATTTTCGCCGGGCAAGGCGGGATCCGAGTCCGTGGAAAACGAATGCGCGCTTGCTGGTGGGAGTGGCGCCGACTCCCTACTCGGAGAGTTTGGTGAGGTGGACGCGGCGTGCGGCAACGAGGATCGGCTGCCCGTGGATCGGGGTGTGGGTGGAGGGCGTGAGGAAGCTGGGACCGGGCGAAGAAGAGTTGCTGGCGCGCGGACTGGCGCTGGTGAGGAAGCTGGGAGGAGAGGTGGTGCATGTGACAGGTGAGGATGTGGCCAAGGCCCTGTTAGAGGTGGCGCGGGATCGGAACGTGAGCCAGATCGTGGTCGGTAAGTCGGACGGGAAGAAGCCGTGGAAGCGGACTCTGACCGACCGGGTGATCGCGGGGAGCGGGGATATCGATGTGTGTGTGGTGCGGCCCTTTGCGGGGAAAGCGGCGCGAAAGGTCGATGAAGTTCCCGAGCCGATAAAGTCGGCGTGGGGCGATTACACGGGGGCGGTGGTCCTGACTGGCGTAGCGACAGGCTTGGGCTTGGCCGCGCAGCCATTCACCGGATACACGGTTCCGGCGTTTATCTACCTGCTGGCGATCGTGCTGGGCTCGATGCGTTGGGCGAGAGGCGCGACGCTGATGATGGCGGCGATCTCGGCATTGGCGTGGAACATTCTGTTCATCCCGCCGAAGTTCACGGTGAACGTGGACCAGCCCGAGGACATGGCGATGCTGGTGATGTTCTTCGTGGTGGCACTGGCGATGGGGCAACTGACGACGCGGCTGCGGATGCGCGAGGTGGCGGAGCGGCAAAGGCAGCGACATACGGATGCACTGCTGCGGGTGACCCAGCAGGCGGCGCTGAGCCCCGAGACGGGGAAAGGCTTGGAATCGGCCTTGCGCGTGATCGAGTCGATCTTAGGCGGGCAAGTGGCGCTGCTGCTGCGGCAGGATGACCACTCGCTGGGCCGGGTGCCTCACGCAGCGAGTGCCTTTCAGCCGGAGGAGAGCGAGTTTGCGGTCGGGGCGTGGAGTTTCACGAACCACCGGCCGGCGGGGCGCTTCACGGACACGCTGCCTTCCGCGCAGGCGACATGGTTTCCCCTGCAGACGGCGACATCGACGATGGGAGTGATCGGCCTGAAGCGTGACAAGGAGACGCTGGTCTTCACGGAGCGGCAGGCGATGGAAGCCTTCGCGCTGCAACTCGCTCTGGTGCTCGAGAAAGAGCATTTCATCGAGGCGGTGCAGCATGCGGAGAAGCTGGAGGAAGGGGAGAAGCTGAGGCGGGCGCTCTTCGACAGTGTCTCGCATGAATTGAAGACGCCGATCGCGGTGATCCGGGCGGCGGTGGAAACGGGGGAGTCCGATCCGCGCCTGGCGGAGATCGACGTGGCTTCCCGGAGACTGCAGCGGATCGTCGAGGGTCTGCTCCAGATGACGCGGCTGGAGGCTTCCGTGATCGAGCCCAGGCCGGAGTGGTGCGATGTGAACGACATCGTCTCGGGTGCGCTGGAGGTGACGCGGGAGCCGCTGAAGCATCGCGAGGTGAGCTTGGACATTCCGGCGGATCTGCCGCTGGTGAAGACGGACCACGGCCTGCTGGAGCAGAGCCTCGCGAACCTGCTGCACAATGCGGCGGTGCATACGCCGGAAGGTTCGGCGGTGGAGCTGTCGGTAGCGCGGCGGGCGAGGGGGATCGAGTTCGTGGTGAGGGACCATGGCAAGGGGCTGGCGGAGGGCGAGG